A portion of the Diprion similis isolate iyDipSimi1 chromosome 4, iyDipSimi1.1, whole genome shotgun sequence genome contains these proteins:
- the LOC124405084 gene encoding nuclear cap-binding protein subunit 2: protein MALSTSPISPSVDLSSYRDQHFKGSRVEQDRLLRNSTTLYIGNLSFYTTEEQIYELFSKCGDIRRIIMGLDKYKKTPCGFCFVEYYLRPDAENCMRYVNGTRLDDRIIRTDWDAGFIEGRQYGRGKTGGQVRDEYRSDFDGGRGGYGKIIQQKVTPVVDGAFGR, encoded by the exons ATGGCACTCTCGACCAGTCCAATTTCACCATCGGTTGATCTCAGCTCCTATCGTGATCAGCACTTCAAG GGATCCCGAGTTGAACAGGACCGACTATTGAGGAACTCGACGACTCTGTACATTGGTAATCTCTCGTTTTACACAACAGAGGAGCAGATATATGAACTCTTTTCAAAGTGCGGAGACATTAGACGAATTATTATGGGACTGGATAAGTACAAAAAAACTCCATGTGGATTTTGCTTCGTCGAGTACTATTTGAGACCCGATGCGGAAAATTGTATGCGATATGTTAATGGGACCCGCTTAGACGACAGAATTATACGTACGGATTGGGATGCCGGGTTCATCGAAGGCAGACAGTATGGACGAGGAAAGACAGGCGGTCAG GTCAGGGACGAATACAGATCCGACTTTGACGGTGGCAGAGGTGGTTatggaaaaataatccaaCAAAAAGTAACACCCGTTGTGGATGGGGCATTTGGCCGATGA
- the LOC124405083 gene encoding ras-like GTP-binding protein RhoL isoform X1 — protein sequence MCVGKASEEDASMVSRIRPIKVTAVGDGMVGKTCMLITYTSKKFPTEYVPTVFDNYADNICVDGQEFNMVLWDTAGQEDYERLRPLSYPNTDCFLLCFSISARSSYENVASKWYPEIKHHCPNVPIVLVGTKGDLRNKEDTDVITPADCKKMKKRIKAYKYVECSAIKSEGLEEVFVEGIRSVLKKPSPRRLCGIL from the exons ATGTGCGTTGGAAAAGCGTCAGAAG AGGACGCGAGTATGGTGTCTCGGATACGACCGATAAAGGTCACCGCGGTTGGTGACGGCATGGTCGGTAAGACCTGCATGCTCATCACTTACACGTCCAAGAAGTTCCCCACCGAATACGTTCCCACAGT GTTTGACAACTATGCAGACAACATATGTGTAGATGGACAGGAGTTCAATATGGTGCTTTGGGACACAGCCGGTCAAGAGGATTACGAAAGGCTTAGACCTTTGTCGTACCCGAAC ACAGACTGTTTTCTCCTCTGCTTTTCAATAAGTGCGCGCAGTTCGTACGAAAATGTTGCCAGCAAATGGTATCCGGAGATCAAGCACCACTGTCCAAACGTGCCAATTGTCCTTGTCG GCACCAAGGGTGACCTGAGGAATAAGGAGGACACGGATGTAATAACACCGGCAGATTgcaagaagatgaagaaaagaatCAAGGCCTACAAATATGTCGAATGTTCGGCAATAAAGTCAGAGGGACTGGAAGAGGTATTTGTAGAGGGTATTAGATCCGTGCTGAAAAAACCGTCACCACGAAGGCTGTGCGGCATTCTTTGA
- the LOC124405083 gene encoding ras-like GTP-binding protein RhoL isoform X2: protein MVSRIRPIKVTAVGDGMVGKTCMLITYTSKKFPTEYVPTVFDNYADNICVDGQEFNMVLWDTAGQEDYERLRPLSYPNTDCFLLCFSISARSSYENVASKWYPEIKHHCPNVPIVLVGTKGDLRNKEDTDVITPADCKKMKKRIKAYKYVECSAIKSEGLEEVFVEGIRSVLKKPSPRRLCGIL from the exons ATGGTGTCTCGGATACGACCGATAAAGGTCACCGCGGTTGGTGACGGCATGGTCGGTAAGACCTGCATGCTCATCACTTACACGTCCAAGAAGTTCCCCACCGAATACGTTCCCACAGT GTTTGACAACTATGCAGACAACATATGTGTAGATGGACAGGAGTTCAATATGGTGCTTTGGGACACAGCCGGTCAAGAGGATTACGAAAGGCTTAGACCTTTGTCGTACCCGAAC ACAGACTGTTTTCTCCTCTGCTTTTCAATAAGTGCGCGCAGTTCGTACGAAAATGTTGCCAGCAAATGGTATCCGGAGATCAAGCACCACTGTCCAAACGTGCCAATTGTCCTTGTCG GCACCAAGGGTGACCTGAGGAATAAGGAGGACACGGATGTAATAACACCGGCAGATTgcaagaagatgaagaaaagaatCAAGGCCTACAAATATGTCGAATGTTCGGCAATAAAGTCAGAGGGACTGGAAGAGGTATTTGTAGAGGGTATTAGATCCGTGCTGAAAAAACCGTCACCACGAAGGCTGTGCGGCATTCTTTGA